One Budorcas taxicolor isolate Tak-1 chromosome 13, Takin1.1, whole genome shotgun sequence DNA window includes the following coding sequences:
- the RALY gene encoding RNA-binding protein Raly isoform X2, giving the protein MLNRIGENRHSYLVPSFKENGFSLSEYLNVIPVANMSLKIQTSNVTNKNDPKSINSRVFIGNLNTAVVKKSDVETIFSKYGRVAGCSVHKGYAFVQYANERHARAAVVGENGRVLAGQTLDINMAGEPKPNRPKGLKRAASAIYRLFDYRGRLSPVPVPRAVPVKRPRVTVPLVRRVKTTIPVKLFARSTAITTGTAKIKLKSSELQTIKTELTQIKSNIDALLGRLEQIAEEQKANPDGKKKGESSSGGGGSSGSSGPGGSSRPPAPPEDTASEAGTPQGEAQARDDGDEEGLLTHSEEELEHSQDTDAEDGALQ; this is encoded by the exons GTGGCCAACATGTCCTTGAAGATCCAGACGAGCAACGTAACCAACAAGAATGACCCCAAATCCATCAACTCTCGGGTTTTCATTGGAAACCTCAACACAGCTGTGGTGAAGAAGTCAGATGTGGAGACCATCTTCTCCAAGTATGGCCGTGTGGCCGGTTGTTCTGTGCACAAGGGCTATGCCTTTGTCCAATATGCCAACGAGCGCCATGCCCGGGCAGCTGTGGTGGGAGAGAATGGGCGAGTGCTGGCCGGCCAGACCCTGG ACATAAACATGGCTGGAGAGCCGAAGCCCAACAGACCCAAGGGGCTAAAGAGAGCAGCATCTGCCATATACAG GCTCTTCGACTATCGGGGCCGCCTGTCACCAGTGCCAGTGCCCAGAGCAGTCCCTGTGAAGCGACCCCGGGTCACCGTCCCCTTGGTCCGACGTGTCAAAACCACCATACCTGTCAAGCTCTTTGCCCGCTCCACAGCCATCACCACCGGCACAGCCAAGATCAAGT TAAAGAGCAGTGAGCTGCAGACCATCAAGACAGAGCTGACCCAGATCAAGTCCAATATTGATGCCTTGCTGGGGCGCTTGGAGCAGATTGCCGAGGAGCAAAAGGCCAATCCAG ATGGCAAAAAAAAGGGCGAGAGTAGCAGCGGCGGTggcggcagcagcggcagcagtggtCCTGGCGGCAGCagccggcccccggcccccccgGAGGACACAGCTTCTGAGGCGGGCACGCCCCAGGGAGAAGCACAGGCTCGAGACGATGGTGATGAGGAGGGGCTGCTAACACACAGCGAGGAAGAGCTG GAGCACAGCCAGGACACAGACGCGGAGGATGGGGCCTTGCAGTAA